A segment of the Fusarium musae strain F31 chromosome 2, whole genome shotgun sequence genome:
TTACTCGCCAGAGGATGTGAGTTCCACCCCCATGAACTTGTGAGCAAGCAGACGCGGAGGATACACCACAGGGTCAAGAGGGCCGCTCTGTTACCGGGTTCAAGACGCAATCGAGTCATGTCTTGATCTAAGTAATGATGAGATTCATTAGCTTCGACGAAGTAGGTATTTCGTATATTATGAAGTTTCTTATTCCTCAGCTGAGAAGTAGCGGTGATTACATTGACGGGTTACTTGATTCGTCCGTGATTTGGATGTCGTGGAGCCAATCAGATTACTTCAGACAGAGCCAAAACCCCGAAACGGGAGATGTACTCTATCAAACCGTCCATAACAATGACTTTTTAAATGTATGCGAGCAACAGCATTTCAGTAATACCATCTCAATTTCCGTCGATTTACGgattactttattacttctaTTGCAAGATCTCTGTTGGTTGGATCCCAACTTGCTAAAATCCACACCGTGACCCCGCATTGACACCCGCTCCCCTCCATCACCAAAAACCCCACCAAAATCTTATCATTAGTTATCATCGCCAACCTTCAAAAAACTTCACATCCAATCCATACCCTCGTCATTCTTCCGCGATGGCGTCCGATCTCTCGGCCCCTCCCGTCCTCTCGACTCCCGACGACCACATCCTCGAAGTTCCCGCCGCCGACTCCATCCCCAAATCCACACTCTCCGACGATGCCCTCCGCGAAACGTACGAGGTTGTTCGCACAGCAGATGAGATCCGCACTGGAGGATGGAGGCGTATCGGCTTACAGTTTCCGGACTTTATGCTGGTAGACGCTCCTCGTGTTGTAGAGGCTCTATCGAAGGAACTCAGCGCACACGATGCGCAGGAAGAGGGCAAGGCTGAGAGGAGGATATACATTCTTGCGGATAGCAGTTACAGCGCCTGCTGTGTTGACGAGATAGCTGCAGAGCATGTTTCAGCAGAGGTGGTAGTCCATTACGGTCGAACGTGTCTCAGCCCCACGAGTCATCTTCCTGCGATATACGTTTACACTACACATGACCTTGATTACAAGGTGGCAATGGAGGAAATCAAGAAGGAGTTCAGCGACAAGACTGTGAAGCTGGTTGTAATGGCCGATCTGACATATCAAAATCACGTTGACAAAGTGGTTTCCCTCCTCAAAGACGAAGGCTATACCGATGTGGTTTCCACAGCAGTCACACGCGACCCCGCTGCCTTGATACCCAATCGCAAGATCCTCTCCGACGAAGCTTATGACGACCAACATTGGAAGGCCTACTCGATCATCCACATCTCCGACCCGCCCTCTGCACTTCTCCTCGCTCTATACTCACGATTTGCCTCATTACACGTTCTCGCgacgccatcttcaacgctcGAGAACCCCACCATCCGTACAGCAGGTCTCCTTCGACGTCGATTTGCGAAGGTGCTGTCGCTCGCTTCTGCTGGTGTCATCGGTATTCTTGTAAACACACTATCAGTCGCAAACTACCTCAGCTCAATCAATACTCTGCGCGACAAGATCGCTCGTGCGGACAAGAAGAGTTACACCATTGTCGTGGGAAAGCTCAACCCCGCGAAGCTGGCAAATTTTGCCGAGATTGAGGGTTGGGTTGTGGTCGGATGCTGGGAGAGCGGCTTGgtcgaagatgatgctggaTACTGGAGGCCAGTCATCACACCGTTCGAGCTTGAGGTGGCCCTCATGAGCGAGGATGAACGGGTCTGGGGCGGCGAGTGGTGGGGTGGtatcgagaagcttggactCAACGACAAGCCTCAAGATGCGGTCAACGAGTCCAAGGATACTGTCTTGCCAGAAGAGGATCAGTTTGACGATGTCGCTGGAGgtgttgaaggagaagagtctGCTCCCCCAGAGTTTGACATGCGTACCGGTaagctcatctcatcaggTCGACCTATGAGACTTCCAATTCGCAAAGGCCCCTCTGCCGCCAACGCCACAGAGGCGATTAACGACGGTGCCGCCGGTGCAGCTAAGCAGAATGATGCTCTTATCAAGCGCAGTGTTGGAGAATTGGCCAGCATCAACGGTGTCGCGAGTCCTGGAGCAGAGTTCCTTCGCTCTGGTCGCACATGGCAAGGATTGGGCACCGATTTCGACAATGAAGCTAGCACATTAGTCGAGCAGGGTCGAAGTGGTGTTGCTCGAGGCTATCAAGTTGGAGAATCGGACAAACATTAAGGGAATGTTACATAAAAAGTGATACCATTTAGCATAACACGGCGTTGGGATGTAGACAAAAGTAAAAGGCGAATATTCATGGTTCAAAAGATGTATTCTGGGGTAGCTCGCTCATTGTTCTTTTCGTCACTCATGTAACAGTGAAGTCATATTATATACAATAGAATCATCGACCGAAGCAGCCTCCAGGGCCTATGCTGCGGCACACCCGTATCTAATCCTAGCCCTTCCCTTACCTGAGCTGAGCTTCATTATCCACCTCCGAAGCACGGGAGACAAAGAAACGTCATCAACATTGTATCATGTTGGTCGTCATCAGTCCATACGATTCCTTTCCAAAGAATAAGAAATATGTTCTAGGAGAAGTCATAATGCATGAGGCCGCTTTCCTTGCGGCGATCGTAACAGGGTCTCTTGACCCTTTCCCATAATGTCCCCCATGCGCAGTCCTTCATGGGGCGAAAAAGGATTGAATCCCTGGCGCGGAGCACGGTGTGTTGTTACTCGGGCGCCCATATCTAGTGCCATAGGACAAACGGAAAAGCTGGCGAGGCTGCGATCTCGCGGGTCATTGGGCCAAGGTATTGATTGTGGTACTTGGGCATACGTTGAAGTGGAGTATAGATGCATTGCCGAGAAAAGCAAACTGGCGGTGTCCCCCCGATTACTCATTTTTCAAGTCTGTGCTTCCAGCGAAGCGCAGTGGCAGGATAAGGTTCCTAAACGTAGACACGTCGAGAGTGAGGGCGGCTACGGCTGCTGTAGCGAGAGCCAGAGCGGGAGCGGCTTCGGTGGCTGTGACGGCTGGAGTGGTAAGAACGGCGAGAAGAGTGGTGGCGGTCATAGGCGCTCATGTGTCCGCCGTGCATGAAAGCAACAACAGAGGTGATggcaaagaagatgacgTTCATAATGCCGAATGCCCAGCAGGCCTTGAGCATAGAGCATGGCTTGTTATTGACGAGGTCATAGCTGGGGCCGATGACCCTGACATCGCCAGCGGAGAGGTCCCAGTCGTCGCCACGTCGAATGCTAACACAGTCGGTGTTACGTACGTAGCGGAGGTAGTAAACGGCGGCGATGAAGGCACCGAAGAAGAGGGCATCAACGAAGGCGACAAAGTGAGCGTTTGTCGAGGAGCGGTGGTAGCTGAAGAGGGTGAAGATAGCCCAAGCAAGCGCGAGAACCGAGACAAtaaagaggatgaggattgAATCGGGAGTCAAGGCGTTTTGCTTGACGAATCCATCGACGAACCAGGCAAGCATACCCATGCAGGGGATCTATTGATTGTCAGTTAGCCTGCAATCTGGATCATTTGCATTCCTGTTACCTACCAGAGTGAGGATCTGAAGGATCcgaaagaagacgaagaacaTTGCGAAAAACATCTTGGCGGTCTTGAACAACTTATGCAACTCTATCTTGATGAAATCGCACGACAGTCGCAGATGATAAGATGGGGTGTAATAACTAGTAATGCGCTCAAAGAGCGGGGAGCTGAGAGAGATGACGTGCGCGGGGGACTTGTACGATGcttgagtgagtgagtgagataAATAATTCAAGCAATAGATGCAAGTATAACGCTATCAGActgagtcaagtcaagtcaagtcaagtcaaagtTGGTGATGGATTGAACAGTGGAATGAGAGAAAGAatggagggagggagggtgTGCGGGAAGAAAGCTCTATTTTGTAGCTCCCACGAATGCAAAGgcaagcaacagcaacagcaatcgTCCATCCAAACTTGTTCCCATCCTTGGTCCTGTTACCCACGATTCAAGGTGGTTGGTGCTCGAGAAATAGATGGCGCAGGACCACGCACGCCCAGAAAGAAGCTGGAGCCCGAAATGGGTGGGATGACCCTTGCAAAGGCCACCCCTGTAGTTGCAGGATGTTAGTGGTTGGGCCGTTAGAGGGTAGGGGACCTTTTGGCTCTAGACCCTTGTAAGTTTAGCGATCAAGACTGGTTTCTTCTAGGGCCGTCGGGTTCACGAGTTTTTTGCATCTCGAGCCTGAGAATGGAGATGAAAGGTTTATGCGCTGTCTACTCTGTCGATTGATTCATCTCCGTTAGTTTCTCGTCCGTTCCCCCAGACTTTTTGTTCAGCTTCGAAATTCACCGGTCATGCCGAAATTGGAGCATGACGTCGACTTGCACTAGCAATGCAAGCACTCAAGCAGGCCAACAGCAATTGAAGATTGTCCCAGATCAATTGTATTGCAAATCAGGACAAGATACACACGTACGCACACACTCCCTCTATCAATTTAGCCAAGAGTATAATAAGCAAGGGAAACAGGTCGAGACCCCTTTCCTTTCCACGTTGCGACGTCATCAGAATTGAAGAGGCTGGTAAGCTCATACACGGCCCAAAATGGTAATAAATACAGAAAACAGGTTGGCTGGGTATCAAACAGCAAGAGAGTTACAACCAAAAACGAGAATAACCAGCCAACCAATTACGAAAACCCCCTAACTAGTCACCATCTGTAGCATATTCTCCAAGTGTCGCAGATTCGAATGGTGGCTGGGGAATCATGCatctccatcgccatcgtcgcTTAACTCAGGAACGCAAGACAATCTGAGTACTACAGCATGCATCACGCACGCCTTATGCAAGGCGCCCTGGGCCGTCCCGCACGTTTTCTCGTACTTAGGTTTCATAGATCAACTGATATGCAAACTGGTGATTGATATCCTCTTATTTCGGCAGATCCGCAATAGATCAGCATTGAAACAGCGGGTACAGCATGTTTTAAATCGGTGGCTGGGGATCGTGATCAACAGGTACGATCTGACCTTGATGTATCGGTATTTCAGCGGGGGTTCCAATCTCTCATAAATCGTCTATTCCTGTTCATTAAAAGAGTATTGATTAATTAAGTGTTCGTGTATCCATAGTCCGTCGTTACAGGACTCTCGTTCTCACGGTTCCTCCGCATCCTCTCTCGAACTCTTGGGCTGACGAAGCCCGTGCCGAGAGACCCACCCGACGCCGTGTTTCGGTCCTCCGCGGCGCCGGGCGAGTTTAGCTGAATCGGGAAATCATTAATCAGGCTCATGTCAACGTCGTCTCCATACTCGACGCTCTCGGTGACTCGTTCTGTCTCTGCGACCCAGCAGTACGATCTCTCGTGCGCTCCTTGACCAACGCCTTCGCTTGTTCCTCGTTTCCATGGCGGTATCTTTGCTCCCTCCAGTCTCGGGCATAAGTGATAATCGACCTTGTCGTTGTACTGCACCTTCTCGTCGTCAACTGACACAGAGGCTAGTGATTGAAGGATTCCGTAGATCAGAATCCAGCGACTACGTCTCGCGGTAGCTGGATCCATGTCTCCAATGTCATCGGTCTTCTCATGGCGCTCAAAAGCATCTGCGAGTTTGATCTCCGGTTCATCAAATCCAGTATTTTCAGTGTAAGCAAGTCGGATCCTTTCCTCCAGCGCGCTCATTTGGTCACCTGGGGTCTTTGTGATGCCTCTTCGGAATGAACCAGCAGCCGAGGTCGATTCTGGCAGTAAAGGAAACGGATGAGGAATATGAGGGAATCGATGCTTGTTGTCAAAGTCAATAAGCATATCCGTCAAGTGCATCTCCCTCGTGTCTGCATCAATGGCCCTCCTCTTGCTCtttgacatcatcatcaatctgcTTCCAAACTGTATATCCAACGAACCCCAGACGATATCTCTGTCGACCATGCAATCGTACAGCTCCCCAAAGTCCTTTTGAAGCTTCATAGCCAACGTTCGAGTCAACCAGGTTTCAGGTCTTGACGAGCCGGCAGATCGGCTAGATCGACTATCAGACAGTGATGGTGGCCATGACCCATATTCTTGTTCAAAATGCCGCAGCAACATGtccttcaacctctcaaTCGCCCTCATCTCCGATCCCGTGTGAGGGGTGAAGGCCCAAATGTCTTGATACCTGAAGCCAGCCAACCGTTCCTCTGCAGCCTGAACGCGATACTGCATCTCGTGACTCGCCATCTCCATAAGCTTTCTCGTGTTTGTGTTTATCTGTTTGAAGTCCTTGTACTTCTGCACAAGATCAAACATGCCCACGCAGTGCGTGAAGCACTCCCTCCATCCTTCCTCCCACCGCACATCTGGTTCTTCTGACCAGATGAGGAGTGACACGGCCAGAGCTGGATTATTTCGTACGTCGTCGAGATCTCGGTTATAGAGATACCTCACTAATTGGCCGACGTTGTCGTTGTTCGGGGGCATGTAGCTATCCAGTCTAACGTGAAGATCAGATAGAGCTTCGTGTAATGACAGGCCCACCATCGAGGCGTTGAGCAGCATGGCAAAGAAGTTGCGCGTTGTGAGCTGATGACGAAGTTGATCGATGGTCTTCATGTTCTGCGGAGGCGGGAAATGCATCTCATAGAGAACTTGTCCTCCCATATCCCCAATGCTGGTGCGTCCAGATGCAGGCGGTGTTAGTGGTGAATTCCGGAATTCTTGACCAAGTTTCCTTCCGTAGGATTCAGTGTGTGGCGAAGGCGGAGAATGCGTATATCCATCAATCAAACCCTCATCCagaagagagatgagatatCGACTGTTGATCGCCTCAATAATATGAGAAGAAACACGCATTGACGGCAAGCTCTGGCCTTTCTTTCCAAGGTAGATCAGGACATCTCCATTGGGATCCCAAAGCTCTGGATCCTTTCGAAGCTTGTTCCACTTGGTGATaggtcttcctcctccacacCAGCGCCTGAtctgtggtggtggtggtgcagTAGGTACCTGTGGAATCGGAGGCAGCTTGGCGGTTGGTGGTGGTCCCATGGGAGGTAGACCAAATGAGAGTTGTGATGTTGGCGTCAATGGCATTTGGTTTTGTGAAGTTGCATAAGACGATGTCGAAGTCAAAGTCGTGTCTGTCCGAGCCACAGATTGCGAGTCCCAGCCGCTGCTCTCGTTGGGACTGGGACTCGGCATGACGGTCGGTTGCAGTGTTTCCACGCTTGGTCGGCTTCCATTGCTGTCTTGATCGATCGgttcctcttccttttccttctttctgAATGTGAATGTCTTCGCTATCGTCTTTCGTATATCGTCACTTTGCTTGTCGAGCATCGTTCGTAGTCCACTCTTCTCAATAGTTCCATACTCGTCTGGCACTGTCGCTCTCCTGGGTTTGTTGTGAACCCATTCCTCGGCATATTGACTGCTCGTATACGCATCCCGATTCCAATCTGGCGACATCATCGATCTTCCTCCCCTACTTCCCATAGGTATCGAGACATTTGGTGGTACTTGATGCGGAAATCGAGCCGCAATGGGGGTTGGGATATTGGGTGGTATCGAATGGTCAGTAAAAAGCTCTTCACCACTTGATGAAGTGGCTACAGATTGAGCTCGTCCATGTATAACTGGGTCTCTATTTTTCGCCTGTGTTGTTTTCTTGCGCGCGTATGCGCTTCGTGCCGACATTTTGTGTGATGTGAAGTCGATGAGGATGTAAGTGGCGGGTTGGCTGTTGAGACGTTTTTGGGAAACACAAACGCCAAAGTCTAAGATATGTCTATAGTAAATGAAAATGGCGTCTAGTAACTAGTCTTGTCTCAATTATGAAGTAATTGGCCATGAGTGTGGTGTGTGTGCTCGCGAAAGGGTTGTGTCGAGGTCTCATAGGAAGACGTAAAGGAGGGAACCAGAACattgaaaagaaaaagcaacgACAGTTCTGCTCAAGGATTATTAGCCAAGCAAGGACAGGACAACTCGACCGCAAAGAGAAACTGACATGTAATGTTCAAAAACAGCATCAAAGCCGCCGGGGAGAGGTCTAGATCCCTCAGAGCTCTTACAAGGGGACGGCCGCAGACGTGCGATACTACGCTGTCAACTGAGCAGTTGAGTATGAGCTACGCCCGCAACTCTTTGGAGTTTTTAGTTTTGGCTACCGCTGATATGCGCAGGCTTCCCTAGCGCAAAGGTAGATGGCGGCAGCTCTCCCCGGTCCCAGGTGTCAAACGAGCCGAAGCCGGAATAGTCGGCATacaagagagagagggggggagagagggagagctTGTGAGAGATGCCATGTGTTGAGGCTCTTTCTCAGATATGTCTCAGATATGCTGAATCCGCGTCAAGTCCGGAGGAGGCTTGAGCCACGATCGTattgtctcttgtctctgacAACAAAGACCAGGCAGGGCAATAAGAAAAAAGCGCCATGAAACGAGTGATTCATGATCTATCATTAAAAAGCATCTCCGAGTCCAGAAAGAACGTGTCGTTCTCCTGCAAATCATCATATCCCAAAAGCCTCTTGGCGGAAGGCAACTGATAAGCATCCATGCTGATAACCCCAGCACGGCctatcaacaccatgatATGGCTGATAAGAATAGCAGCACCACGACGAAAAGCAGTCTAGGTATAAATTATATACCCACGCTGTCAGCTCACTCATTTAGGGATTGCTACAAGGGGAATAACGCGTCCTGAAGAGAGTGACATCGCTCATGCGGGAGCCGTCGCTTGGGCCCCCATGATGAGCGGACGATCAAATCTTATTGCTTTTGTTTTCACGTGGAAAGGCCAAGATATCTTTGATAACGAGTCGTGGTTGAGGGCTAGGAGGGTTACTATTGAGTGCGGTTTGTAATGGGTCAGACAAATCGCCCAGGGTCTCGGTTCTCGGGTCATTATAGCCCACATTTCCCCCCGCGTTGACAAGGTCCTTATCAGATGGGATGGAAGGACGGATAAGAGTGCACTAAACCGGATGTAAATGTGTAGAGATATTGAATGATACAAAACACTTGTGCAGAAAGGGAAGCAAAGCCGAGAGGTAAGGATATTCCGGCTGCCAAAAGGATCATGGCGTTGATTGTACGTATCAGTTGGCCAAGATTACTTGTCATTGATATGAGAGCCAGAGCCCAGTAAAGTAAAGCTGTCTAATCAACAACATTGACCCTACAATACCGAACCTGCGTACACGGCAACATTTATCCGATATCAATAGCTATCAGACGGGATACAAGCTCAACATTGAGCTGTCATTATTGAATgaatgattgattgattgatccGAAGGCAGCCGTCATGCGAAACGAGTTGAACATCAACATTTACCCTACACACGAGCAAGCAGCCCTTGTTCGATATGGAAGTCGTCAatattggtgatgatgatgcaatGTCGCAATCGCCCGTTGTATATGATCATGGTtgctactattataaatatctttgAGGACGTAATGGACGTCCAAGGTCGGATTATGAGATCATGCTGCTGTGAATATCCACCCTTCATTAGCATGGACACCACCAACTTCTGGTGGCTTCGTGCAGCCAAGTGAAATGACGTAAAGTGGAGGAATTACCTTAAGCTCGGCAGCTATAGCCGGTGACTCCCGGCATGGGATGGGGATAAGCGTCAGATGCACATGCCGATCAAGTTTATCTCTAATTGCCTGTCGATGGGGACATTCAATCACGGACATTTACAGTGATAGCATAGAATAGGCAATCAATGATAGCTTTCCTTTCTCAACCATAACGCACTAATACACCATGAATAATACAAAAAGTTAATCATATAATCGGGCGCTTCTGACGAGCCAGTCAGTTCCTGAAGGGTATCTTGCGGCCGTGTCGCATAAAAAACAGGTGAAAAAGACGAAtccaaccaccaccaccactccATTtccaaggttgaggttgcgtTATCCATTCCATCAACTCATTACACCCTCGAATCGTTTAGACACCAGAGTGGTGACCGGGCTTAGTATCGGCGTGAGCAGAGTGACCGCGCGATCGCATGAAAGCAAGGCCCTCCATAATGGTCAAGCCAGTGAAGATGGCCCAGATGAAGTAACCGAAAGCAACAGCCGCTTGAGCGCATTGGCAGGTTGTAATGCCGCGGCACTTGGGAACACCGATGTGAGCAGCGAGAGCAGTAGCGCCGGCGAACCAGAAGAGCGTGGTGAGGGCGAGAACACCGAGAGCGACCATGCTGTGGTACATGCGAGGAGCGAAGAGAGGCGTCAGAGCGAGATAGAGCAGGATTAGGATGGACCAGACGACGCAGAAGAGCAGGAACGACACCGAAGCAGGAGAGTCACTCCACCAGGTGCTAGTGGCATCGACGACTGTGGAATTGTTAGATGGGATAGCTCATTGGGgagtagagagagagagaggt
Coding sequences within it:
- the DPH2 gene encoding Diphthamide biosynthesis protein 2 (EggNog:ENOG41~BUSCO:EOG09262SI7), whose translation is MASDLSAPPVLSTPDDHILEVPAADSIPKSTLSDDALRETYEVVRTADEIRTGGWRRIGLQFPDFMLVDAPRVVEALSKELSAHDAQEEGKAERRIYILADSSYSACCVDEIAAEHVSAEVVVHYGRTCLSPTSHLPAIYVYTTHDLDYKVAMEEIKKEFSDKTVKLVVMADLTYQNHVDKVVSLLKDEGYTDVVSTAVTRDPAALIPNRKILSDEAYDDQHWKAYSIIHISDPPSALLLALYSRFASLHVLATPSSTLENPTIRTAGLLRRRFAKVLSLASAGVIGILVNTLSVANYLSSINTLRDKIARADKKSYTIVVGKLNPAKLANFAEIEGWVVVGCWESGLVEDDAGYWRPVITPFELEVALMSEDERVWGGEWWGGIEKLGLNDKPQDAVNESKDTVLPEEDQFDDVAGGVEGEESAPPEFDMRTGKLISSGRPMRLPIRKGPSAANATEAINDGAAGAAKQNDALIKRSVGELASINGVASPGAEFLRSGRTWQGLGTDFDNEASTLVEQGRSGVARGYQVGESDKH
- a CDS encoding hypothetical protein (EggNog:ENOG41); amino-acid sequence: MFFAMFFVFFRILQILTLIPCMGMLAWFVDGFVKQNALTPDSILILFIVSVLALAWAIFTLFSYHRSSTNAHFVAFVDALFFGAFIAAVYYLRYVRNTDCVSIRRGDDWDLSAGDVRVIGPSYDLVNNKPCSMLKACWAFGIMNVIFFAITSVVAFMHGGHMSAYDRHHSSRRSYHSSRHSHRSRSRSGSRYSSRSRPHSRRVYV
- a CDS encoding hypothetical protein (EggNog:ENOG41) — protein: MSPDWNRDAYTSSQYAEEWVHNKPRRATVPDEYGTIEKSGLRTMLDKQSDDIRKTIAKTFTFRKKEKEEEPIDQDSNGSRPSVETLQPTVMPSPSPNESSGWDSQSVARTDTTLTSTSSYATSQNQMPLTPTSQLSFGLPPMGPPPTAKLPPIPQVPTAPPPPQIRRWCGGGRPITKWNKLRKDPELWDPNGDVLIYLGKKGQSLPSMRVSSHIIEAINSRYLISLLDEGLIDGYTHSPPSPHTESYGRKLGQEFRNSPLTPPASGRTSIGDMGGQVLYEMHFPPPQNMKTIDQLRHQLTTRNFFAMLLNASMVGLSLHEALSDLHVRLDSYMPPNNDNVGQLVRYLYNRDLDDVRNNPALAVSLLIWSEEPDVRWEEGWRECFTHCVGMFDLVQKYKDFKQINTNTRKLMEMASHEMQYRVQAAEERLAGFRYQDIWAFTPHTGSEMRAIERLKDMLLRHFEQEYGSWPPSLSDSRSSRSAGSSRPETWLTRTLAMKLQKDFGELYDCMVDRDIVWGSLDIQFGSRLMMMSKSKRRAIDADTREMHLTDMLIDFDNKHRFPHIPHPFPLLPESTSAAGSFRRGITKTPGDQMSALEERIRLAYTENTGFDEPEIKLADAFERHEKTDDIGDMDPATARRSRWILIYGILQSLASVSVDDEKVQYNDKVDYHLCPRLEGAKIPPWKRGTSEGVGQGAHERSYCWVAETERVTESVEYGDDVDMSLINDFPIQLNSPGAAEDRNTASGGSLGTGFVSPRVRERMRRNRENESPVTTDYGYTNT
- a CDS encoding hypothetical protein (EggNog:ENOG41), whose protein sequence is MAMGIITIIHAVLAVFLIIELGLTAYLVDATSTWWSDSPASVSFLLFCVVWSILILLYLALTPLFAPRMYHSMVALGVLALTTLFWFAGATALAAHIGVPKCRGITTCQCAQAAVAFGYFIWAIFTGLTIMEGLAFMRSRGHSAHADTKPGHHSGV